Part of the Deinococcus misasensis DSM 22328 genome is shown below.
TGCGTTCAGCACATGGGGAGCATGGCAATTCCCCGGATATTTTGTGCCTCAGATGTCCATCGCACTCTTCATGATGGTGATCATCAGCAACCTGTTTTCCAGAGCCCTCCTGTTCTTCCGTTCCACCCGCACCGCCTGAACCGGATCAACACTTGAAAAAAGCCAGAGGAAATGCTCTGGCCTTTTGCTTGGATTGGAATGTGGTTTGAACTGTGCTTCAGCGGGGAACGCTTTGCAACTGCCGGATGATTTCCTGCATGGCGACGCCTGCATGGAAACGTCCGTTTTCGATGAACACCTTGTTGGTGTGGATGCCAAAACCTGCGCTGCCACAGATGAACAGGCCCGGAACGTTGCTTTCGTAGTGTTCGTTCAGGTCGGCCATCAGTTCTTCGTTGAGGCTCACCCCGGCACCTTGCAGCAGGTCCAGATTGGGGCGGTAACCGGTCAGGGCAAAGGTGAAGTCGGTTTCCAGTTCCCAGGTGCCCTCCTCCCCTTCCACAATCACGCGGTCTTCCAGAATTTCCACAACTCTGGAATTGTAGTGGGCGGTGATGGACCCCTCTTTGATGCGGTTTTCGAGGTCGGGTTTGACCCAGTACTTGATGGTGTTTTTCAGGTGAGGGGCACGAACCACCATCGTCACTTTGGCCCCACCACGCCAGAGGTCCAAGGCGGCATCGGCAGCACTGTTTCCGGCCCCAATCACGGTGACTTTCAGGCCCCAGAAGGGATGGGCTTCGGTGTAGTAGTGGGTGACGTTTTCGGAGTCCTCGCCGGGGATGCCCAGAGCCAGAGGGTTGTCGTAGTAACCGGTGGCCACCAGCACCTTGCGGGTTTCAAAAACCCCCTGAGTGCCATCTTTTTTGTTGACCAGCACAGTGTGCCCGGCAGGTGCAGGATGGATGGAGGTGACTTCGTGGTACTGCAAGACGTTGAGGTTTTCACGCTG
Proteins encoded:
- a CDS encoding YpdA family putative bacillithiol disulfide reductase, with the translated sequence MAHFLYAASVLPYQMMMYDLIIVGAGPVGLAAAIDAKRAGLNYAVLDKGCVVNAIFDYPTYMTFFTTSPELEIGGHPFVTAREKPDRKEALNYYRLVAQRENLNVLQYHEVTSIHPAPAGHTVLVNKKDGTQGVFETRKVLVATGYYDNPLALGIPGEDSENVTHYYTEAHPFWGLKVTVIGAGNSAADAALDLWRGGAKVTMVVRAPHLKNTIKYWVKPDLENRIKEGSITAHYNSRVVEILEDRVIVEGEEGTWELETDFTFALTGYRPNLDLLQGAGVSLNEELMADLNEHYESNVPGLFICGSAGFGIHTNKVFIENGRFHAGVAMQEIIRQLQSVPR